One window from the genome of Bacillus carboniphilus encodes:
- a CDS encoding LacI family DNA-binding transcriptional regulator produces MKNKQVTIRDVAREAGVSVATVSRYLNSNGYISAKAEQKVKEVMERLDYQPNEIARGLAKKKTRTIALIIPDITNPFFPELVVAIEEVAKAKGYSIILVNTQVGELQSNHFWTQLQNRYVDGFILASFQFDAVVLKGIEKLQIPFVRIDRAADYNTSDSIGLDNFKGARLAVEHLIEVGCKKIAHISGPDSFPPALERKRGYVETVKSLGADLEPIVYEGDFTLESGKALTSILMNENKDVDGIFLANDLMAIGCLKALKLMGYQVPKDVAIIGFDGIKLTEMVEPEISTVEQPIYDIGVAATNKLINKIEATENGESDHQETPLDVRLVKRQSTLGFGS; encoded by the coding sequence GTGAAAAATAAGCAGGTGACGATTCGAGATGTCGCTCGGGAAGCAGGAGTTTCTGTTGCGACCGTATCTCGATATTTGAACAGTAACGGGTATATAAGTGCAAAGGCAGAGCAGAAAGTAAAAGAAGTAATGGAGCGCTTGGATTATCAGCCGAATGAGATTGCACGCGGACTGGCTAAAAAGAAGACGCGGACCATCGCTTTAATTATCCCAGACATCACGAATCCCTTTTTTCCAGAGCTTGTCGTAGCCATCGAAGAGGTTGCTAAAGCGAAGGGATACAGCATTATCCTAGTCAATACCCAAGTAGGGGAACTACAGTCCAATCACTTCTGGACACAGCTTCAAAATCGGTATGTGGACGGATTTATTTTGGCGTCATTCCAGTTCGATGCAGTAGTGCTGAAGGGAATTGAAAAATTGCAAATTCCTTTTGTCCGAATTGACCGAGCGGCTGATTATAATACAAGTGATTCCATTGGGTTGGATAATTTTAAAGGGGCACGACTTGCGGTTGAACATTTGATCGAGGTCGGTTGTAAAAAGATTGCTCATATCAGTGGGCCGGATTCCTTCCCTCCTGCCCTTGAGCGGAAGCGAGGCTATGTGGAGACGGTGAAAAGTCTAGGGGCCGACTTGGAGCCAATCGTATACGAAGGAGACTTTACGCTTGAGAGTGGGAAGGCCCTAACATCCATCCTGATGAACGAGAATAAGGATGTTGACGGTATCTTTTTAGCCAATGACTTAATGGCCATTGGTTGTTTAAAAGCTTTAAAACTAATGGGGTATCAGGTGCCCAAAGATGTAGCTATCATCGGCTTTGATGGAATCAAACTAACAGAAATGGTTGAGCCTGAAATCAGTACTGTCGAACAACCGATTTATGATATCGGTGTGGCAGCAACGAACAAACTTATTAACAAAATCGAAGCAACAGAAAATGGAGAGTCTGATCACCAGGAAACACCTTTGGACGTGCGCCTGGTAAAAAGGCAATCAACTCTTGGGTTTGGATCGTAA
- a CDS encoding EcsC family protein, with product MESKQELLIELEKVEKWEKDQGGLWFWERIGRLPFKLLDKITPKFIHKKIGVLLDELGSYIHSGGQYLTREKAVLKEIQKFVDTPINSLDEVKKLPLRVMSEASVSLTENRVKFATVQGATTGFGGIFTLAIDIPALLGLSLKTLQEIAILHGYDPNEKSERVFIVKCLQFSSSDIVGKKAILKELSTYYKKDVESQEMMSQLQGWREVVYTYRDQFGWKKFFQMIPVAGLLFGAFNNRSMIQDISEVGMMLYRKRRILERIEMDGTDGKEQMVDTH from the coding sequence CAAGAATTACTCATTGAGTTAGAAAAGGTCGAAAAGTGGGAGAAAGACCAAGGTGGATTGTGGTTTTGGGAGAGAATTGGTCGACTTCCGTTTAAACTATTAGACAAGATTACTCCCAAGTTTATACACAAAAAAATTGGCGTACTACTGGATGAATTAGGGAGTTATATTCATTCCGGTGGACAGTATTTGACGAGAGAAAAAGCGGTACTAAAGGAAATTCAGAAGTTTGTAGACACACCGATTAACAGTCTAGATGAAGTTAAAAAACTACCTCTCCGTGTCATGAGCGAGGCGAGTGTTTCATTGACTGAGAACCGGGTGAAATTTGCAACCGTACAGGGAGCTACAACAGGTTTTGGAGGTATTTTTACACTTGCCATTGATATTCCAGCATTACTAGGGCTTTCTCTTAAGACCCTTCAAGAGATAGCGATCCTTCATGGTTACGACCCAAATGAGAAGAGTGAAAGAGTTTTTATAGTAAAATGCCTGCAGTTCTCGTCTTCAGATATTGTGGGTAAGAAAGCTATTTTAAAAGAGCTTTCTACATACTATAAAAAGGATGTTGAGTCTCAGGAAATGATGTCACAACTTCAGGGGTGGCGTGAAGTGGTATATACGTACCGCGACCAGTTTGGGTGGAAGAAATTTTTTCAAATGATCCCTGTTGCCGGGTTGCTTTTCGGGGCATTTAATAACCGTTCCATGATTCAGGACATTTCGGAGGTTGGAATGATGCTGTATAGAAAACGCCGGATACTAGAACGGATTGAAATGGACGGTACTGATGGGAAAGAGCAAATGGTAGATACCCACTAA
- a CDS encoding GGDEF domain-containing protein, protein MRPNSYFYKNTTFIQLKRRIYKVLLPVLILAFTLVVLTLYTGDIKLGPLNTVTFFVLCVGLAFCYVLLFWKKIPFYYVEIAVCLIGSVIFLSRMFNDVNISLGRDGNYSIGTVTFWVPLLYLIFFFTFKGKAALAFSIVIYSLSVIPGVQHVLHSPYRDTYTLDVLVQFYMATLGFIVILYYVQSILEAFMQADVEKHNANTDYLTNLPNRRKMDIHLHEAWHNAKHDQKSLSIILFDVDNFKCVNDQFGHHVGDEVLKELASVVQMNLPKSAFFGRWGGEEFLIIAEKHSIDEGIELAERIRSAIRLYSFSETGRVTSSFGVAEYYHGDLPKDMLKRADEALYFAKENGKNRVGA, encoded by the coding sequence TTGAGACCAAATTCCTATTTTTATAAAAATACTACTTTTATACAGTTAAAGAGACGAATCTATAAAGTTTTATTACCAGTCCTTATATTGGCATTTACTTTAGTTGTGTTGACCTTATATACAGGGGATATCAAGTTGGGTCCTTTGAATACGGTTACATTTTTTGTTTTATGCGTGGGGTTGGCTTTTTGTTATGTTCTTCTTTTTTGGAAAAAAATCCCCTTTTATTATGTGGAAATCGCTGTTTGTTTGATTGGTTCTGTCATTTTTTTAAGCCGAATGTTTAACGATGTTAATATAAGCCTGGGGCGTGATGGTAACTACAGTATTGGAACTGTGACTTTTTGGGTACCGCTATTATATCTTATTTTCTTTTTCACATTTAAAGGGAAGGCAGCTTTAGCTTTTTCAATTGTCATTTATAGCTTAAGTGTTATACCGGGAGTCCAACATGTCTTGCACTCTCCTTATCGGGATACCTACACGTTAGATGTTTTGGTGCAATTTTATATGGCTACTCTCGGGTTTATTGTGATTCTCTACTATGTTCAATCGATCTTAGAGGCTTTCATGCAGGCTGATGTGGAGAAGCACAATGCTAATACCGATTATTTAACAAATCTACCGAATAGACGAAAGATGGATATTCATCTACACGAGGCCTGGCATAATGCTAAGCATGATCAAAAATCGTTATCTATTATTCTATTTGATGTGGATAACTTTAAGTGTGTAAATGACCAGTTTGGCCACCATGTTGGTGATGAGGTACTAAAGGAACTTGCTAGTGTTGTTCAAATGAATCTACCAAAATCAGCGTTCTTTGGACGATGGGGTGGCGAGGAATTTCTGATTATTGCTGAGAAACATTCGATTGATGAAGGGATTGAATTAGCGGAAAGGATTCGATCCGCGATCCGACTCTATTCGTTTAGCGAAACCGGTCGTGTCACTTCTAGTTTTGGTGTTGCGGAATACTATCATGGTGATTTACCTAAGGATATGCTGAAGCGAGCAGATGAGGCGCTTTACTTTGCCAAAGAGAATGGGAAAAATAGAGTTGGGGCTTGA
- a CDS encoding AbgT family transporter gives MSQPQPNLDPNQSKLMYRFLNGIERAGNKLPDPFFIFVYLAAFVILLSWLISSLGVSVVHPGTGEELPVRSLVSGEGLNYILSSMLTNFTGFAPLGLVLTMMLGIGLAEKVGLLESAIKKSILNAPKSLITYAVIFIGILGNLASDAAFVLIPPLAAMVFYTVGRHPLAGLAAGFAGVGAGFTANIFIAGTDALLAGISTEAAKAVDPNIIVTPVDNWYFMIVSVVILSIVGALITEKIIEPRLGTYKGKVDKALEESSPLEGRALRNSAIAGLVYLGLVALVLFWPNSPLRNEDGGIVPSPFLSNIVPIILFFFITVAVAYGVTVKKITGTKDIPKYMAEAMKDMSGYIVLIFAAAQFIAYFNWSNLGTWVAVNGAEFLTSIDLTGLPVVIGFSMLTALLNLLIFSGSAQWALEAPVFIPMMMLLDYHPAFIQAAYRIADSSTNIITPLNPYILIVLAFMREYDKKAGLGTLISLMLPYTIIFYTIWLVLLVAFALLGIPFGPGIGVYLP, from the coding sequence ATGTCTCAGCCGCAACCAAATTTAGACCCCAATCAATCGAAGCTCATGTATCGATTTTTAAATGGGATTGAGAGAGCGGGGAATAAGCTCCCTGATCCATTTTTCATTTTTGTCTATTTAGCAGCTTTTGTTATTCTACTTTCATGGTTAATAAGTAGTTTGGGGGTTTCCGTTGTCCACCCTGGTACCGGTGAAGAGCTTCCAGTGCGAAGTTTAGTTTCAGGTGAAGGTTTAAACTACATTTTGTCATCCATGCTAACTAACTTTACCGGATTTGCACCGTTAGGACTGGTTTTAACGATGATGCTAGGGATTGGGTTAGCTGAAAAAGTAGGACTTTTAGAAAGTGCCATTAAAAAGTCTATTTTAAATGCACCGAAATCACTGATCACCTATGCTGTCATTTTTATCGGTATTTTAGGAAACTTAGCTTCAGATGCTGCTTTCGTGTTAATTCCTCCATTAGCTGCTATGGTATTTTACACAGTGGGTCGTCATCCACTAGCGGGTCTAGCAGCCGGTTTTGCTGGTGTTGGAGCTGGTTTTACTGCAAACATATTTATTGCTGGAACGGATGCCCTTTTAGCTGGAATTTCTACTGAAGCAGCTAAAGCAGTGGATCCAAATATTATTGTTACCCCGGTCGATAACTGGTATTTCATGATCGTTTCTGTTGTCATCCTTTCCATTGTAGGTGCCTTAATAACAGAGAAAATTATTGAACCTAGACTTGGCACTTATAAAGGAAAAGTTGATAAAGCTTTGGAAGAGTCAAGCCCACTGGAAGGAAGAGCGCTTAGAAACAGTGCAATTGCGGGTCTCGTCTACTTAGGTCTTGTCGCACTCGTTTTATTTTGGCCGAATTCCCCTTTGCGAAATGAAGATGGTGGAATTGTACCATCCCCGTTTTTAAGTAATATTGTTCCGATCATCCTCTTTTTCTTCATTACTGTAGCTGTTGCTTACGGGGTTACTGTGAAGAAGATAACAGGTACAAAGGATATTCCAAAATATATGGCGGAAGCAATGAAAGACATGTCAGGCTATATCGTCCTGATTTTTGCTGCCGCTCAATTTATCGCTTACTTCAACTGGAGTAACCTAGGAACGTGGGTTGCTGTAAACGGAGCTGAGTTTTTAACCTCAATTGATCTAACAGGACTCCCAGTCGTTATTGGTTTCTCGATGTTAACAGCCCTTTTAAATCTTCTCATCTTCAGTGGATCTGCACAGTGGGCTCTAGAGGCACCTGTTTTTATCCCAATGATGATGCTATTAGACTATCATCCTGCATTCATCCAAGCCGCATATCGTATTGCTGACTCATCAACCAACATCATCACTCCACTTAACCCGTATATCCTTATTGTTCTTGCCTTTATGAGGGAATATGATAAAAAAGCCGGTTTAGGAACATTGATATCCCTAATGCTCCCTTACACCATTATTTTCTATACCATTTGGCTAGTCTTACTTGTTGCATTCGCATTACTAGGCATTCCGTTTGGACCGGGAATAGGGGTGTACTTACCATAG
- a CDS encoding zinc ribbon domain-containing protein, whose amino-acid sequence MQCPNCQHENEGGKFCVKCGTPLQQAADQANPTTSQEVETPNVPPTTPSPESVRVQSQSSENANQYIEGAKKISKSYFNHFLDVMKKPHAVSTQVGADQFINGIITIVLYSLIIPFIIYFALKGVIADLNNFGAGLFGQSMGMEIPFGDTVVKPFFAYLVFTLLVAVFTFVALKLAKIEADIKEVIARFASFLIPFVGILAVALILSLIKVELFLVVLLLGFVGAIFLVPALVVTSYKKQNSQGLDITWGIIAAYVLTFIAIRIMGEMLFDSLVSAFTSMFGGLL is encoded by the coding sequence ATGCAATGTCCAAATTGTCAGCATGAAAATGAAGGAGGAAAGTTTTGTGTGAAATGTGGAACACCGCTACAGCAAGCAGCTGATCAAGCGAATCCAACTACTAGTCAAGAGGTAGAAACACCAAACGTTCCACCTACCACGCCTTCACCGGAAAGTGTACGCGTACAATCACAGTCTAGTGAGAACGCGAACCAATACATAGAAGGGGCAAAGAAGATTTCGAAATCATACTTTAATCATTTTCTTGATGTAATGAAGAAGCCCCATGCTGTTTCAACTCAAGTGGGAGCTGACCAATTTATAAATGGAATCATTACAATTGTACTTTACTCACTCATTATTCCATTTATCATTTATTTTGCTTTAAAAGGGGTTATAGCCGATCTTAATAACTTCGGAGCTGGTTTGTTCGGTCAATCCATGGGTATGGAAATTCCATTTGGAGACACGGTCGTTAAACCTTTCTTTGCTTACTTGGTGTTTACTCTACTTGTTGCCGTTTTCACATTCGTAGCACTTAAACTTGCTAAAATTGAAGCTGACATTAAGGAAGTAATCGCACGTTTTGCTAGCTTCCTCATTCCGTTTGTAGGGATTCTGGCTGTAGCACTCATTCTATCTTTAATAAAAGTAGAATTATTCCTTGTTGTTTTATTACTTGGTTTTGTAGGCGCAATCTTCTTAGTCCCTGCGCTAGTCGTAACTAGCTATAAAAAGCAAAACTCACAAGGTCTAGATATCACATGGGGTATTATCGCAGCCTATGTTTTAACGTTCATTGCTATTCGCATCATGGGAGAAATGCTTTTTGACTCCTTAGTTAGTGCCTTTACCAGTATGTTTGGTGGGTTGTTATAA
- a CDS encoding M20 family metallopeptidase, with translation MEQLFNKLDEVYEEIVAIRRHLHQHPELSFEETNTANYIATYHEELGHQVRTGVGGNGVLAYLKGDKPGPTVALRADFDALPIQEQTDVPFKSVNEGVMHACGHDGHTATLLGLAKVLNSMKSEIEGTVVFLHQHAEELPPGGAIAMIEDGCLEGVDVIFGTHLQAQKTLGEIGYRVGPLQAAPDRFDITIQGKGGHGAAPHETKDSIVIGGQLIGNLQQIVSRRVDPLESAVVSVCNFEAKNPYNVIADTATLTGTVRTFKEDIRTFIEQEIERVVKGTCLVSDASYEYTYTRGYPTTVNHKEETEFVAGLAKSVPGVEAVNETEPIMGGEDFSYYLQKVKGTFFFTGARNPEWEEAYPHHHPKFDLDERALLIAAKVLGAATLQYMKTGTKVEVSAEV, from the coding sequence ATGGAGCAATTGTTTAATAAGTTAGATGAAGTGTATGAAGAGATTGTTGCGATTCGCCGTCATTTGCATCAGCACCCGGAGTTGTCTTTTGAGGAGACCAACACCGCGAATTACATTGCCACTTATCATGAAGAGTTGGGACATCAGGTACGAACGGGCGTCGGTGGAAATGGTGTTTTAGCCTATTTAAAAGGGGACAAGCCAGGGCCGACTGTAGCACTTAGAGCGGACTTTGATGCATTGCCGATCCAGGAACAGACTGATGTGCCTTTCAAGTCTGTGAACGAAGGAGTGATGCATGCCTGTGGGCACGATGGTCACACGGCTACCTTGCTGGGCCTTGCTAAAGTTTTAAATAGCATGAAATCTGAGATCGAAGGGACCGTGGTTTTCCTTCATCAGCATGCGGAAGAGCTACCACCGGGTGGAGCAATCGCCATGATTGAGGACGGTTGCTTAGAAGGTGTCGATGTCATTTTTGGCACACACCTACAAGCGCAGAAGACTTTAGGAGAGATTGGTTACCGAGTGGGGCCATTACAAGCAGCTCCAGACCGTTTTGATATTACGATTCAAGGAAAAGGTGGGCATGGTGCTGCACCTCATGAGACGAAGGATAGTATTGTGATTGGCGGACAGCTTATCGGAAACCTTCAGCAAATTGTGAGTCGAAGAGTGGATCCTCTTGAATCAGCAGTTGTATCTGTCTGTAATTTTGAAGCGAAAAATCCGTATAACGTTATTGCTGATACAGCAACCCTGACAGGAACGGTTCGAACGTTTAAAGAGGATATTCGTACTTTTATAGAGCAAGAGATTGAAAGAGTTGTAAAGGGAACATGCCTTGTTTCAGATGCGAGCTATGAATATACGTACACTCGCGGCTATCCGACAACGGTGAATCATAAGGAGGAAACCGAATTCGTTGCAGGACTTGCCAAATCCGTGCCAGGTGTTGAGGCTGTAAACGAAACGGAACCAATTATGGGTGGTGAGGACTTCTCCTACTATCTACAAAAAGTAAAAGGGACTTTCTTCTTCACAGGGGCTCGGAACCCTGAATGGGAGGAAGCTTATCCGCATCACCATCCAAAGTTTGACTTGGACGAGCGAGCATTATTGATTGCTGCAAAAGTACTAGGTGCAGCAACGCTACAATATATGAAAACTGGTACAAAGGTTGAAGTATCAGCGGAGGTTTAG
- a CDS encoding amidohydrolase: protein MSERLSSFIEKVSPTLVQKRREFHRWPEVGWTEYVTTYKIGKVLDELGLTLTVGKEALASDERFNVPSDEELQEVELEARNQGVPEPWIEKMRGGHTGLVAQFDTGKPGKHIAMRFDIDGLPIKEATDSSHFPTEHSFGSENKGKMHSCGHDGHAVIGIGVAEFIKEFQEELTGRFTLLFQPAEEGRRGAFSMVEAGWLDDVDLFLSGHIGIHSIPAGEISATTTDFLSTSKITVVYRGKSAHAGLEPNRGRNALLAAAAASLHLNGITRHADGATRINIGRLEAGSGRNIIADYARMEIETRGETTELNDYMIEEAERIISSTAGIYDVQVELEVVTTAISADCNAEFISIIEEACTSSSSITKVHPSLPLGASEDVSFMINRVQQHGGLATFMIFGSPLPAGHHHPYFDFDEKVIPVAVETFSRILLTTANG, encoded by the coding sequence ATGAGTGAACGTCTTAGCAGTTTCATAGAGAAGGTTTCACCAACACTCGTTCAGAAGAGAAGAGAATTTCATCGATGGCCAGAAGTAGGTTGGACGGAATATGTAACAACATACAAAATTGGCAAGGTCCTTGATGAATTAGGATTAACATTAACAGTAGGAAAGGAAGCTCTAGCCTCTGATGAGCGGTTTAATGTTCCTAGTGATGAAGAACTCCAGGAAGTAGAGCTTGAGGCTAGGAATCAAGGCGTCCCAGAGCCGTGGATAGAAAAAATGAGGGGTGGGCACACAGGTTTAGTCGCTCAGTTTGACACAGGAAAGCCTGGAAAGCATATTGCCATGCGATTCGATATTGATGGGTTACCTATTAAGGAAGCAACGGATTCTTCCCATTTTCCAACAGAACATTCTTTTGGGTCTGAAAATAAAGGAAAGATGCATTCCTGTGGACATGATGGGCATGCCGTTATTGGAATTGGAGTGGCTGAATTTATAAAGGAGTTTCAGGAGGAGTTAACGGGCCGATTTACATTGTTGTTCCAGCCCGCTGAAGAAGGTCGAAGGGGAGCTTTTTCAATGGTTGAAGCCGGTTGGTTAGATGATGTCGATTTGTTTTTAAGTGGACATATTGGAATTCATTCGATTCCAGCGGGTGAAATATCAGCTACCACCACTGATTTTTTATCCACCTCTAAAATTACAGTCGTTTACCGCGGTAAATCGGCTCATGCTGGTTTGGAGCCAAATCGTGGTCGGAATGCGCTTCTTGCTGCAGCAGCGGCATCCTTACATTTAAATGGCATCACTCGGCACGCTGACGGCGCAACCAGAATTAACATCGGTCGTCTAGAAGCCGGAAGTGGGAGGAACATTATTGCTGATTACGCAAGGATGGAGATTGAAACCCGCGGGGAAACAACAGAACTCAATGATTATATGATTGAGGAAGCTGAACGGATTATCAGTTCCACTGCTGGGATTTATGATGTCCAAGTTGAATTAGAAGTTGTAACAACGGCGATTTCCGCTGACTGTAACGCTGAGTTTATTTCCATCATTGAAGAGGCATGCACATCCAGCTCTTCAATAACAAAAGTACATCCATCGCTTCCACTCGGTGCCTCCGAGGATGTTTCTTTTATGATCAATAGAGTTCAACAACATGGAGGATTAGCTACCTTTATGATATTTGGATCACCTCTTCCGGCGGGTCACCATCATCCTTATTTTGACTTTGATGAAAAGGTTATTCCTGTTGCTGTTGAAACATTTTCTAGGATTCTTTTAACAACTGCAAATGGTTAG
- a CDS encoding DUF3100 domain-containing protein, which produces MAAQAQHLWKDWRVHALVLGIVLLTETIGTHSIPLGPGVILLLPMLYAVIIGIGLYFTPLVKEKQSKNAESLVFLSVTLLVAKFGVQAGPALPKLIEAGPALLLQEIGNLGTIFLALPVAVLLGLKRESIGMTHSIGREPNVALITDKYGFSSPEGRGVMAVYIFGTVFGAIFIGLVSGFLATVTGLHPLSFAMASGIGSGSMAAAALGPLVAAFPEMEADLIAFSGASNLATSVTGLYVSIFIALPLTEKLYAIMTRRKNKKIGPDTNVGVK; this is translated from the coding sequence ATGGCAGCGCAAGCACAACATTTATGGAAAGACTGGCGAGTTCATGCACTAGTATTGGGGATTGTGTTACTAACCGAAACCATCGGGACTCATTCTATACCGCTAGGCCCAGGGGTTATTCTTTTACTCCCAATGCTTTACGCAGTAATTATAGGAATAGGGCTATATTTCACGCCACTCGTAAAAGAAAAGCAATCTAAAAACGCAGAATCACTTGTGTTTTTGTCCGTCACGTTGTTAGTCGCAAAATTTGGAGTGCAGGCTGGACCAGCTTTACCAAAGCTCATTGAAGCAGGACCCGCGTTATTACTACAGGAAATTGGCAACCTCGGAACCATCTTTTTAGCCCTCCCGGTTGCGGTTTTACTAGGATTAAAACGAGAAAGTATTGGGATGACTCACTCCATCGGACGCGAACCGAATGTCGCACTCATTACAGATAAGTACGGATTTTCTTCCCCTGAAGGCCGAGGAGTTATGGCTGTTTATATTTTCGGTACAGTTTTCGGCGCAATTTTTATCGGATTAGTTTCAGGCTTCCTAGCAACTGTTACAGGGCTACATCCACTGTCGTTTGCGATGGCCTCAGGAATTGGAAGCGGCAGTATGGCCGCCGCAGCTCTCGGACCTCTTGTGGCCGCGTTCCCGGAAATGGAGGCAGACTTAATTGCCTTCTCAGGAGCGAGTAACTTGGCTACCTCTGTAACTGGATTGTACGTCAGTATTTTCATCGCCTTACCATTAACAGAAAAGCTTTACGCAATCATGACAAGGCGGAAAAATAAAAAAATCGGTCCAGATACGAATGTGGGGGTGAAGTAA
- a CDS encoding YitT family protein, whose amino-acid sequence MMKKWIQDLGLILIGSLIFAVGINYFIIPNLLSEGGVIGLTVILHYVFGWSPGLMNFLLNIALLALGFKFFNRRTIIYTLFTIGSSSLFLYITERTGKLITEDTLLAAIFAGLLVGGGIGLIFRAGGTSGGTTILARIAHQLWGLSVGKGILAMDIIVILGSVFVIGLNKAMYTLIVVYIGAKVIDFITEGLDERIAVLIVSSSPDLVLKEITSKLSKGITVLEGRGGYSGDQKEVLYIVINKHEFIQVKNIIKDIDQKAYVTVHHVHEMAAEVR is encoded by the coding sequence ATCATGAAAAAATGGATTCAGGATTTAGGGCTTATCCTTATAGGTTCCTTGATTTTTGCAGTGGGAATTAACTACTTTATTATTCCTAATCTTCTCTCAGAAGGTGGTGTCATTGGTCTTACAGTCATCCTGCATTATGTATTTGGCTGGTCACCAGGTTTAATGAATTTTTTACTCAATATTGCCTTACTTGCTCTCGGATTTAAGTTTTTTAATAGAAGAACCATTATTTATACCCTATTTACAATCGGATCCAGTTCTTTGTTTCTTTATATAACGGAAAGAACAGGCAAGCTAATTACGGAAGATACGTTACTAGCTGCTATTTTTGCTGGTCTATTAGTAGGTGGAGGAATTGGGCTCATCTTTCGAGCAGGTGGTACTTCTGGTGGTACTACGATACTAGCTAGGATTGCTCATCAACTTTGGGGTTTGAGTGTTGGAAAAGGAATTCTTGCGATGGATATTATTGTTATTTTGGGATCCGTATTTGTCATAGGCTTGAATAAAGCAATGTACACGTTAATTGTTGTGTATATTGGGGCGAAGGTGATTGATTTTATTACGGAAGGGCTAGATGAGAGAATCGCTGTTTTAATCGTTTCCAGCTCACCAGATTTAGTTTTAAAAGAAATCACTAGTAAACTCTCAAAAGGCATCACCGTACTAGAAGGCCGCGGTGGATATTCCGGTGACCAAAAAGAAGTACTCTATATTGTCATTAACAAACATGAGTTCATACAAGTGAAAAACATTATAAAAGACATAGACCAGAAAGCATACGTAACCGTTCATCACGTCCATGAAATGGCGGCAGAAGTCCGTTAG